The genomic DNA ATGAAGAACACCCGGAGCCGACCCCCTCAGTCTAGCCTCTGTGCCCTGCTGGCTCAGCACTTTCCGCTCGATCCCCGTCGGCTCACCGTCCTGAGTGCCCTGATCCTCGCGGTCATTCAGGCGCGCAGCGTCGTCTTGTACCAGCTCGTCCAGCTCATCGATCTCCCAGGCTCGGACGAGACGGTGTACCAGCGCCTGAGGCGCTTCGTGCAGTTCGCCCTCCCCGACCTGCTGGTCGCCCGCTTCGTCCTGGCCCACCTGCACGACGAGCAGCACTGGCTGCTCGTCCTCGACCGGACCAACTGGAAGCTGGGCCAGCACGACATCAATATCCTCTTACTCAGCGTGCGCTGGCAGAGTTTCAGCTTCCCGCTGGTCTGGACGCTGCTGCCGCACAGCGGGAACAGCACCATGACCACCCGCATTGCCCTGGTCGAGCGCCTGCTTCCCCTGCTCCAGGGCCGGAGAGTGTTCCTGACCGCCGACCGGGAGTTCATCGGCAGCGAGTGGTTCGTGGCCCTGCGCCGCATGAACCTCTCCCCAGTCATTCGTCTGCGAGCCGACAGTGTGGTCGAAGGCTCACCCGTCTGGGTGAGGTTCAAGAAGATGCGGCCGGGCGAGTTGCGGGTCTGGTACAAGCCCGTTCAGGTCTATGGCGTGACGCTGCGCGTTCTGGCATGCCAGAACGCCTCCCGAGAGACCCTCTTCCTGGCCTACCAGGGACACGCCGGACCCGCCCTGAAACGCTACGCCCTGCGCTGGACCGCGGAGAACATGCACCAGGCCCTGAAGTCCAGGGGCTTTTTTCTGGAGAGCACTCACCTCACCAATCCCGCCCGGGTCTCCACCCTCTTGGCCGTCGTCGCGCTGGCCTTTGTGTGGTGCTGTCTGATCGGGGAGTTCGAGCAGCAGCGTGACCCGTCACGCTGCCTCAGACACGGCTATCCCCCCAAAAGCCTCTTCAGGCG from Deinococcus apachensis DSM 19763 includes the following:
- a CDS encoding IS4 family transposase, producing the protein MKNTRSRPPQSSLCALLAQHFPLDPRRLTVLSALILAVIQARSVVLYQLVQLIDLPGSDETVYQRLRRFVQFALPDLLVARFVLAHLHDEQHWLLVLDRTNWKLGQHDINILLLSVRWQSFSFPLVWTLLPHSGNSTMTTRIALVERLLPLLQGRRVFLTADREFIGSEWFVALRRMNLSPVIRLRADSVVEGSPVWVRFKKMRPGELRVWYKPVQVYGVTLRVLACQNASRETLFLAYQGHAGPALKRYALRWTAENMHQALKSRGFFLESTHLTNPARVSTLLAVVALAFVWCCLIGEFEQQRDPSRCLRHGYPPKSLFRRGLDALRAVLSKPRSGFGRAFPLFLAPFDP